A genomic window from Synechococcus sp. CBW1107 includes:
- a CDS encoding glycosyltransferase gives MTPPWRLLVVSTPVGTLGSGGGGGVELTLESLVAGLLGRGHQLTVLAGEGSRLSRGCQAARLWTVAGVDQPSWQHQHRDAPVQIPAAGLLPALWQQVRARHAEFDVVLNLAYDWLPFWLTPWLPTPLFHLVSMGSVATVMDEVIEAVARSDHRRLAFHTRAQAGDFRLPAPPLVVGNGFDLSAYSFRERPDPEPLLGWAGRIAPEKGLEDAAAVAASLGERLLVWGVREDPAYAAAVEASVPPGTIEWRGFLPTAALQLELGRCRLLLNTPKWNEAFGNVVVEAMACGVPVAAYARGGPGELIVPGVTGLLVPPDDVAALTQAARSAAGLERSACRRWVERHASREAFAERIETWIQEGLPPA, from the coding sequence ATGACGCCCCCCTGGCGCCTGCTCGTGGTGAGCACGCCGGTGGGAACACTCGGCTCCGGTGGCGGCGGCGGCGTGGAGCTCACCCTCGAGAGCCTGGTGGCCGGACTGCTTGGCCGCGGCCATCAGCTCACGGTGCTGGCCGGAGAGGGGTCGCGGCTCTCCAGGGGGTGCCAGGCCGCCCGACTCTGGACGGTTGCGGGTGTCGATCAACCCAGCTGGCAGCACCAGCATCGGGATGCTCCCGTGCAGATTCCCGCTGCCGGGCTGCTTCCGGCCCTCTGGCAGCAGGTGCGGGCCCGCCATGCGGAGTTCGACGTGGTGCTGAACCTGGCCTACGACTGGCTGCCCTTCTGGCTCACACCCTGGCTGCCGACGCCGCTGTTTCACCTGGTGAGCATGGGCTCGGTGGCGACGGTGATGGATGAGGTGATCGAGGCGGTGGCCCGAAGCGATCATCGCCGCCTGGCCTTTCACACCAGAGCCCAGGCCGGTGATTTCCGCCTGCCCGCCCCGCCTCTGGTGGTGGGCAATGGCTTCGACCTGTCCGCTTACAGCTTTCGCGAGCGGCCGGATCCGGAGCCCCTCCTGGGCTGGGCCGGCCGCATCGCGCCGGAGAAGGGTCTGGAGGACGCTGCGGCTGTGGCGGCCAGCCTGGGTGAGCGTCTGCTGGTCTGGGGGGTGCGTGAAGACCCGGCCTATGCCGCCGCTGTGGAGGCTTCCGTCCCCCCCGGCACCATCGAATGGCGTGGCTTCCTGCCCACCGCTGCGCTGCAGCTGGAGCTGGGTCGCTGCCGGCTGCTGCTGAACACGCCCAAGTGGAACGAGGCCTTCGGGAACGTGGTGGTCGAGGCGATGGCCTGCGGCGTGCCCGTGGCGGCCTATGCCCGGGGCGGCCCCGGCGAACTGATCGTGCCGGGAGTCACCGGGCTGCTGGTGCCCCCCGACGACGTGGCGGCCCTGACTCAGGCGGCCCGGAGCGCTGCCGGGCTGGAGCGCTCCGCCTGCCGCCGCTGGGTGGAGCGCCACGCCTCCAGGGAGGCCTTCGCCGAGCGGATCGAGACCTGGATCCAGGAGGGCCTGCCCCCGGCCTAG
- the rpmH gene encoding 50S ribosomal protein L34: MTKRTLEGTSRKRKRVSGFRVRMRSHTGRRVIRTRRRRGRARLAV; this comes from the coding sequence ATGACCAAGCGCACCCTGGAAGGAACGAGCCGTAAGCGCAAGCGGGTGTCGGGGTTCCGTGTGCGGATGCGGTCCCACACCGGCCGCCGTGTGATCCGCACCCGCCGCCGCCGCGGCCGCGCTCGCCTGGCCGTCTGA
- the aroH gene encoding chorismate mutase, which produces MSETRELRALRGATTATANTAAAIEEAVSELLASLIDGNGLTGAWVLSVTFSVTADLNAGFPAAVARRQPGWDGVALLDCQQMAVAGDLPRCIRLLAHAWMEPGRPPLHPYLRGAARLRPDRSGHN; this is translated from the coding sequence ATGAGCGAGACCAGGGAGCTGCGGGCGCTGCGGGGCGCCACCACCGCCACGGCCAACACCGCGGCCGCCATCGAAGAGGCCGTGAGCGAACTGCTCGCCAGCCTGATCGACGGCAACGGCCTGACCGGAGCATGGGTTCTGTCGGTGACCTTTTCGGTCACCGCCGATCTCAATGCCGGCTTCCCTGCGGCCGTCGCCCGGCGGCAGCCCGGCTGGGATGGCGTCGCCCTGCTGGACTGTCAGCAGATGGCCGTGGCCGGTGACCTTCCCCGCTGCATCCGTCTGCTGGCTCACGCCTGGATGGAGCCAGGCCGTCCCCCCCTGCACCCTTACCTGCGGGGGGCGGCTCGGCTCCGACCGGACAGATCCGGTCACAACTGA
- the sppA gene encoding signal peptide peptidase SppA, whose translation MPWPWRRKSRKSMAKIAIEGAISGPTRERVVKALRQVEEREFPALLLRIDSPGGTVGDSQEIHAAIGRLRSKGCRVVASFGNISASGGVYVGVAAEKIVANPGTITGSIGVILRGNNISKLLERIGISFETVKSGLYKDILSPDRALTADERELLQGLIDSSYGQFVEAVATGRGLSEAEVRGFADGRVFSGAQAIALGLIDELGDEEHARRLAARLAGLDEAKTQPVIFGKPQKRLAGLIPGRNLLGGLQQALSLELAWCGQPLWLWRP comes from the coding sequence ATGCCCTGGCCCTGGCGCCGCAAGTCCCGCAAGAGCATGGCGAAGATCGCGATCGAGGGGGCGATCTCCGGCCCGACCCGGGAGCGGGTGGTCAAGGCCCTCCGTCAGGTGGAGGAGAGGGAATTCCCGGCGCTGCTGCTGCGCATCGACAGCCCCGGCGGCACGGTGGGCGACAGCCAGGAGATCCATGCGGCCATTGGCCGCCTGCGCAGCAAGGGCTGCCGCGTGGTGGCCAGCTTCGGCAACATCTCCGCCTCCGGAGGCGTGTATGTGGGGGTGGCGGCGGAGAAGATCGTGGCCAACCCCGGCACGATCACGGGCTCGATCGGCGTGATCCTGCGCGGCAACAACATCTCGAAGCTGCTGGAGCGCATCGGCATCAGTTTCGAGACCGTCAAGAGCGGTCTCTACAAGGACATCCTCTCTCCGGATCGGGCCCTGACCGCTGATGAGCGGGAGCTTCTGCAGGGGCTGATCGACTCCAGCTACGGACAATTCGTCGAGGCGGTGGCCACGGGCCGCGGTCTGAGCGAGGCCGAGGTGCGCGGCTTCGCTGACGGACGGGTGTTCAGCGGTGCCCAGGCCATCGCCCTGGGTCTGATCGATGAACTCGGCGACGAAGAGCATGCCCGACGGCTGGCGGCACGGCTGGCCGGTCTGGATGAGGCGAAGACCCAGCCGGTGATCTTCGGCAAGCCCCAGAAACGCCTGGCGGGCCTGATCCCCGGACGCAACCTGCTGGGCGGCCTGCAGCAGGCCCTCAGCCTGGAGCTGGCCTGGTGTGGTCAACCCCTGTGGCTCTGGCGGCCATGA
- a CDS encoding ribonuclease P protein component, protein MALPRDLRLRGDRAFDHLYRKGRRLHGTYLVLRSVVGEPSLLRPPLGQAPLQGCRCAVVVSTKVSKRSVRRNRLRRLLHGWMSTHCRHRPTDPNGLWVLLSLKPGCLEATPEALLGECSELFRKAGLSP, encoded by the coding sequence ATGGCCCTTCCCAGGGATCTGCGCCTGCGGGGCGACAGAGCCTTCGATCACCTCTATCGAAAGGGCCGCCGCCTTCATGGCACCTACCTGGTGCTTCGCTCCGTGGTTGGTGAGCCTTCGCTTCTGCGTCCTCCTCTGGGTCAGGCGCCACTGCAGGGCTGTCGCTGTGCCGTGGTGGTGAGCACCAAGGTGAGCAAACGGTCGGTACGGCGCAACCGGCTCAGGCGTCTGCTGCACGGCTGGATGAGCACCCACTGCCGCCACAGGCCCACGGATCCCAACGGACTGTGGGTGCTGCTCAGCCTCAAGCCAGGCTGCCTCGAGGCCACTCCCGAGGCCTTGCTGGGAGAATGTTCAGAGCTGTTCCGCAAGGCAGGCCTGAGCCCATGA
- a CDS encoding glycosyltransferase family 39 protein — MSPTPSRSPDGGQSALGHWAVLGLILVLGLALFVWQLGATGLVDETPPLFAASARAMAESGQWLIPHVNGLPRYDKPPLIYWLMALGYGLPGQEQWNPLGTWAARLPSALAVIAVMLSLGSTLLRWPQGGAGGLRAACTALGAALAFALSPLILLWGRIAVSDALLTGCLAVSLLLFWQAWADPRRTVWPAWIALGLAVLAKGPVALALAGLTLLGFGLSQRRLGSLWRRLRPLPGLALTALVGLPWYLAALALEGEAFWTSFFGYHNLQRFTSVVNHHLQPWWYFGAVLLVAGLPFSPLLLLGLLRALGRWWRRWSRPAAPGVARHDMAGSLASYAACWLLAVLIFFTLAATKLPSYWLPATPAAGLLIALTAAEGSRASRWALGASVALMALLSVVLALSPGWIPLISDPEMPTLPGELLASGLVLRAAACFALATLAGLWLCWKPTPRPWGLVPAQLALVLFQLLAVLPMWSLGDGVRGLPVRTVAGQVRLARRGAEPLAMVGILKPSLHYYTRQVVLYEGISPTALVNLADRLEREHRQGLSPSSPEAQPTVLVVIDQGTAQEPHWQGLDPVELGRSGLYRLWRLDRTRLQRRAEELRASGLTPTWQEPVPERY; from the coding sequence GTGTCCCCGACCCCTTCCCGTTCCCCGGATGGGGGCCAATCCGCCCTCGGCCACTGGGCGGTCCTGGGCCTGATCCTGGTGCTGGGCCTCGCTCTGTTCGTCTGGCAGCTGGGCGCCACCGGGCTGGTGGATGAGACACCTCCCCTGTTCGCCGCTTCCGCCCGGGCCATGGCCGAAAGCGGTCAGTGGCTGATCCCCCACGTCAATGGACTGCCTCGCTACGACAAGCCGCCGCTGATCTACTGGCTGATGGCTCTGGGCTATGGACTCCCGGGCCAGGAGCAGTGGAACCCGCTGGGCACCTGGGCTGCCCGCCTGCCCTCGGCCCTGGCGGTGATCGCCGTGATGCTCAGCCTCGGGTCCACCCTTCTGCGCTGGCCCCAGGGCGGTGCAGGCGGGCTGCGTGCCGCCTGCACCGCCCTGGGTGCGGCCCTGGCCTTCGCCCTTTCACCGTTGATCCTGCTCTGGGGGCGGATCGCTGTCAGCGACGCGCTGCTCACCGGCTGTCTGGCCGTGTCTCTGCTGCTGTTCTGGCAGGCCTGGGCTGACCCCCGCCGAACGGTCTGGCCTGCCTGGATCGCGCTCGGGCTGGCGGTGCTCGCCAAAGGGCCGGTGGCGCTGGCTCTGGCGGGCCTGACCCTGCTGGGCTTCGGACTCAGTCAGCGCCGCCTGGGGTCGCTCTGGCGACGGCTGCGACCCCTGCCCGGACTGGCGCTCACGGCTCTGGTGGGTCTGCCCTGGTACCTGGCGGCCCTGGCGCTGGAGGGAGAGGCGTTCTGGACCAGCTTCTTCGGCTACCACAACCTGCAGCGCTTCACCTCGGTGGTGAACCACCACCTGCAGCCCTGGTGGTACTTCGGGGCGGTGCTGCTGGTGGCCGGCCTCCCTTTCTCACCCCTGCTCCTGCTGGGCCTGCTCAGGGCCCTGGGCCGTTGGTGGCGTCGCTGGAGCAGGCCGGCAGCTCCTGGCGTCGCACGGCATGACATGGCCGGTTCCCTGGCCAGTTACGCCGCCTGCTGGCTGTTGGCGGTGCTGATCTTCTTCACCCTGGCCGCCACGAAACTGCCCAGTTACTGGTTGCCGGCCACGCCGGCCGCCGGTCTGCTGATCGCCCTCACCGCCGCCGAGGGCAGCCGTGCCAGCCGCTGGGCTCTGGGGGCCTCGGTGGCGCTGATGGCCCTGCTCAGCGTGGTTCTGGCGCTCTCCCCCGGCTGGATTCCCCTGATCAGTGATCCGGAGATGCCGACCCTTCCGGGGGAGTTGCTGGCCAGTGGTCTTGTGCTGCGTGCGGCGGCCTGCTTCGCCCTCGCCACCCTGGCCGGTCTCTGGCTGTGCTGGAAGCCGACGCCTCGGCCCTGGGGGCTGGTGCCCGCCCAGCTGGCCCTGGTGCTCTTCCAGTTGCTGGCGGTCCTGCCGATGTGGAGTCTCGGGGACGGTGTCAGGGGGCTGCCGGTGCGGACCGTGGCCGGGCAGGTACGGCTGGCGCGACGGGGCGCCGAGCCCCTGGCGATGGTGGGCATCCTCAAGCCCTCGCTGCACTACTACACCCGCCAGGTCGTGCTCTACGAGGGCATCTCCCCCACCGCGCTCGTGAATCTGGCCGACCGCCTGGAGCGGGAACACCGCCAGGGGTTGAGCCCCAGCTCCCCTGAGGCCCAACCCACCGTGCTGGTGGTGATCGATCAGGGCACAGCCCAGGAACCCCACTGGCAGGGGCTGGATCCCGTCGAGCTGGGCCGCTCGGGGCTCTACCGGCTCTGGCGTCTCGATCGGACCCGTCTCCAGCGTCGGGCTGAGGAGCTGCGGGCCAGCGGGCTGACCCCGACCTGGCAGGAGCCGGTGCCGGAGCGCTACTGA
- a CDS encoding AAA family ATPase: protein MSEEWADQLDLLIRARAPIIWIRSPEEERIATLLQCAAQRLGQRTLLRWDFVEGLQGLPNREGEATRNPMGALEAIESLPPDQAAILLLLDFHRYCDDPGIGRRLRNLSASLRQKPRTLVITAPEWQVPRELEECLTILDLPLPNAGEIRSLLESIGQACGHPLNPAVLEQLTHCCSGLSEQRIRQVAARALARRGQLGEPDLAEVLEEKRQAIARSELLEYCPTEASPADIGGLEALKHWLEQRRLAFSDEAAAYGLPLPRGVLLVGPQGTGKSLTAKAIAHSWAMPLLRLDVGRLFAGLVGASEARTRDMIRRAEAMAPCVLWIDEIDKGFGGDSRSDGGTSQRVLASLLTWMAEKRSAVFVVATANGVESLPPELMRKGRFDEIFLLDLPDAGERRTILDLQLRRRRPDHRIPLDVVVDRTAGFSGAELEQTVVEAMHLAFAAHREFGEADLIAAASDLVPLSRTAREQLDALKQWASSGRARPASRLLR, encoded by the coding sequence ATGAGCGAGGAGTGGGCCGATCAGCTTGATCTGTTGATCCGGGCCCGGGCCCCGATCATCTGGATCCGCAGCCCCGAGGAGGAGCGCATCGCCACCCTGCTTCAGTGCGCGGCCCAGCGCCTGGGCCAGCGCACCCTGCTGCGCTGGGATTTCGTCGAAGGGCTCCAGGGTCTGCCGAACCGCGAGGGCGAAGCCACCCGAAATCCGATGGGCGCGCTGGAGGCGATCGAAAGCCTGCCCCCCGATCAGGCGGCGATCCTGCTGCTGCTCGATTTCCACCGCTACTGCGACGACCCCGGCATCGGCCGCCGGCTGCGCAATCTGTCCGCCAGCCTGCGCCAGAAACCCCGCACCCTGGTGATCACCGCCCCGGAATGGCAGGTGCCGCGGGAGCTCGAGGAGTGCCTCACCATCCTCGACCTGCCCCTGCCCAATGCCGGTGAGATCCGCTCCCTGCTGGAGAGCATCGGCCAGGCCTGCGGCCACCCCTTGAATCCCGCGGTGCTCGAGCAGCTCACCCACTGCTGCAGCGGCCTGAGTGAACAGCGCATCCGGCAGGTGGCGGCGCGGGCCCTGGCCCGGCGTGGCCAGCTGGGGGAGCCTGATCTGGCGGAGGTGCTGGAGGAGAAGCGCCAGGCCATCGCCCGCAGCGAACTGCTGGAGTATTGCCCCACCGAGGCCAGTCCCGCCGACATCGGCGGTCTGGAGGCGCTCAAGCACTGGCTGGAGCAGCGACGGCTGGCCTTCAGCGATGAGGCCGCCGCCTATGGCCTGCCCCTGCCGCGGGGCGTGTTGCTGGTGGGTCCCCAGGGCACCGGAAAATCACTCACCGCCAAGGCGATCGCCCACAGCTGGGCCATGCCGCTGCTGCGCCTGGATGTGGGGCGGCTGTTCGCCGGCCTCGTCGGCGCCAGCGAGGCCCGCACCCGCGACATGATCCGCCGCGCCGAGGCCATGGCCCCCTGCGTGCTCTGGATCGATGAAATCGACAAGGGCTTCGGTGGCGACAGCCGCAGCGATGGCGGCACCAGCCAGCGGGTGCTGGCCAGCCTGCTCACCTGGATGGCGGAGAAGCGCTCGGCGGTGTTCGTCGTGGCCACGGCCAACGGGGTGGAGAGCCTGCCACCGGAGCTGATGCGCAAGGGCCGCTTCGATGAGATCTTCCTGCTGGATCTGCCCGATGCCGGCGAGCGGCGCACGATTCTCGACCTCCAGCTGCGCCGCCGCCGACCCGACCACCGCATTCCCCTGGATGTGGTGGTGGACCGCACAGCCGGATTCTCGGGAGCCGAACTGGAGCAGACGGTGGTGGAGGCGATGCACCTGGCTTTTGCGGCACACCGTGAATTCGGCGAAGCGGATCTGATCGCCGCCGCCAGCGACCTGGTGCCCCTCTCGCGCACGGCCAGGGAGCAGCTCGATGCCCTCAAGCAGTGGGCCAGCAGCGGCCGGGCCCGTCCAGCCTCCCGCCTCCTGCGCTGA
- a CDS encoding DUF177 domain-containing protein, which yields MKRRPSPLPEPSLLRPVPLQDLRVLQEPRLWAVDQPLQDLESLTPVRGWLSARHSETVLEVEGEAETIVTLCCDRCLCDYNHALHFRGEERLWLGEADQLGDDLAASELIECLDPRGDFDPARWLFEQLSLQLPLQNRCGPDCPGPALPDHPEAGEEASFSAGKGEPPIDPRWSALRQWR from the coding sequence ATGAAGCGGCGTCCCTCGCCGTTGCCTGAACCATCTCTGCTGCGGCCCGTGCCCCTGCAGGACCTCCGCGTTCTGCAGGAACCAAGGCTGTGGGCCGTGGACCAGCCGCTGCAGGATCTCGAGAGCCTCACGCCAGTGAGAGGCTGGCTGAGCGCCCGCCACAGCGAGACGGTGCTTGAAGTGGAGGGGGAGGCCGAAACCATCGTCACCCTCTGCTGCGACCGCTGCCTGTGCGACTACAACCACGCCCTGCACTTCCGGGGGGAAGAACGCCTCTGGCTGGGAGAGGCCGATCAGCTGGGCGATGACCTCGCTGCGAGCGAGCTGATCGAGTGCCTCGATCCGCGAGGCGACTTCGATCCTGCCCGTTGGCTGTTCGAGCAGCTCAGCCTGCAGCTTCCCCTGCAGAACCGCTGCGGCCCTGATTGTCCAGGACCGGCGCTGCCGGATCACCCTGAGGCCGGAGAGGAAGCCTCCTTCAGTGCCGGTAAGGGCGAGCCCCCCATCGATCCCCGTTGGTCGGCCCTGCGCCAGTGGCGATGA
- a CDS encoding PH domain-containing protein: MTVEVTETTFYEGGPARGDLLFNLLFGLTLIGIPFAVGAIVRALWLRFRITSRRISVSGGWLGRDRTQVVYSQVREVRSVPRGFGAWGDMVLVLNDGAKLEMRSVPRFRETEAYILEQMARRGGGKVAADNKGFADPQAASA; the protein is encoded by the coding sequence ATGACCGTTGAGGTGACCGAAACCACGTTCTACGAGGGGGGCCCGGCCCGTGGAGATCTGCTGTTCAACCTGCTCTTCGGCCTCACCCTGATCGGCATTCCCTTCGCCGTCGGAGCGATCGTGCGGGCCCTCTGGCTGCGCTTCCGCATCACCAGCCGACGGATTTCCGTCAGCGGAGGCTGGCTGGGCCGCGACCGCACTCAGGTGGTCTACAGCCAGGTTCGGGAGGTGCGCTCGGTGCCCCGCGGCTTCGGCGCCTGGGGCGACATGGTGCTTGTGCTGAACGACGGTGCCAAACTTGAGATGCGCTCAGTGCCGCGCTTCCGCGAAACCGAGGCCTACATCCTCGAGCAGATGGCCCGCCGCGGAGGCGGCAAGGTGGCTGCCGACAACAAGGGCTTCGCTGACCCCCAGGCCGCCAGTGCCTGA
- a CDS encoding DUF2808 domain-containing protein has translation MTLPTLQQRLRRLKATLPRRAGLLMAAAGVGLGAVIASAGAGIAPAVSLAQGTPSLLEFRWDNNKDYRRLYYFMTNTSRLKRSEYYLILRPKDRKTAMLKLTIDVPSNFDAKIDPKDVKLCVMQEGGMLSRTRCKETIPAVIEVNANGKSIEIFPERPVPVDGTIGVYMSLFNPFNIGMYQFNALAQAPGDVPFGGYLGSWLIQIDPGID, from the coding sequence ATGACCCTCCCGACCCTGCAACAACGGCTCCGCCGGCTGAAGGCCACCCTGCCGAGGCGTGCCGGCCTGCTGATGGCTGCCGCGGGCGTGGGCCTGGGGGCCGTGATCGCGAGCGCCGGCGCCGGGATCGCCCCCGCGGTCAGCCTTGCCCAGGGCACTCCCAGCCTGCTGGAGTTCCGCTGGGATAACAACAAGGACTACCGCAGGCTCTACTACTTCATGACCAACACCTCGCGGTTGAAGCGCTCGGAGTATTACCTGATTCTCAGGCCGAAGGATCGCAAGACGGCCATGCTCAAGCTCACCATTGACGTTCCTTCGAATTTCGATGCCAAAATCGATCCCAAAGACGTCAAGCTCTGCGTGATGCAGGAAGGCGGAATGCTCTCCCGCACCCGCTGCAAGGAAACGATTCCTGCTGTCATCGAAGTGAATGCCAACGGCAAGTCGATCGAAATCTTCCCGGAGCGTCCCGTGCCGGTTGATGGCACCATCGGCGTTTACATGTCGCTCTTCAATCCGTTCAACATCGGCATGTACCAGTTCAATGCCCTGGCCCAGGCTCCGGGTGATGTGCCCTTCGGCGGCTACCTGGGCAGCTGGCTGATCCAGATTGATCCCGGTATCGATTGA
- a CDS encoding DMT family transporter encodes MTPALRWLLMLLPFALWGTAMAAMKPLLETAGPLTIAWMRLLPAALAVLVVARLQGRSLAVAPSDRPWLLAFALVDGTLFQGLLARGLESTGAGLGSVLIDSQPLLVALLARSLFGEAINPVGWSGLLLGLAGIACLGLPAPLLRHWWLDGPEALGLHPWSHGETWMLGAAVAMAVGTVLCRYASRASDPVAVTGWHMLIGGVPLLIGSLGVTRVNAAALPFWPAWSPLEWGLMAYASLLGSALAYGLFFWFASRGDLTGFTALTFLTPVFALLCGLLLLEERLRPLQWFGSVLALGSVLLINQRHRLWRPALPEPPGLSP; translated from the coding sequence ATGACACCTGCGCTGCGTTGGCTGCTGATGCTGCTGCCCTTCGCCCTCTGGGGTACGGCGATGGCGGCGATGAAACCCCTGCTCGAGACGGCCGGCCCGCTCACGATCGCCTGGATGCGCCTGCTGCCGGCAGCCCTGGCGGTTCTGGTGGTGGCACGGCTGCAGGGGCGTTCCCTGGCGGTGGCCCCCTCCGATCGCCCCTGGCTGCTGGCCTTCGCCCTGGTGGACGGCACCCTCTTCCAGGGGCTGCTGGCCCGGGGGCTGGAGAGCACCGGTGCCGGTCTGGGCTCGGTGCTGATCGATTCCCAGCCCCTGCTGGTGGCGCTGCTGGCCCGCAGCCTCTTCGGGGAGGCCATCAATCCGGTGGGCTGGTCGGGTCTGCTGCTGGGCCTGGCCGGCATCGCCTGCCTGGGTCTGCCTGCGCCGCTGCTGCGGCACTGGTGGCTGGATGGACCGGAGGCCCTGGGGCTTCATCCCTGGAGCCATGGAGAGACCTGGATGCTGGGGGCGGCGGTGGCCATGGCGGTGGGCACCGTGCTCTGCCGATACGCCAGCCGTGCCAGTGATCCGGTGGCCGTCACCGGCTGGCACATGCTGATCGGAGGAGTGCCCCTGCTGATCGGTTCGCTGGGGGTCACCAGGGTGAATGCCGCCGCCTTGCCCTTCTGGCCGGCCTGGAGCCCCCTGGAGTGGGGGCTGATGGCCTATGCCAGCCTGCTGGGCAGCGCCCTGGCCTACGGCCTGTTCTTCTGGTTCGCCAGCCGCGGCGATCTCACCGGCTTCACCGCGCTGACCTTCCTGACCCCCGTGTTCGCTCTGCTCTGCGGCCTCTTGCTGCTGGAGGAACGGTTGCGGCCGCTGCAGTGGTTCGGCTCCGTGCTGGCGCTCGGCTCGGTGCTCCTGATCAACCAGCGCCACCGCCTCTGGCGCCCGGCTCTGCCCGAACCGCCCGGCTTGTCGCCATGA
- the yidC gene encoding membrane protein insertase YidC, translating into MIGYISDNLLLPILDFFYGLVPSYGLAIIALTVVIRLALFPLSAGSIRSARRMRIAQPVMQKRQAEIKSRYASNPQKQQEELGKLMKEFGSPLAGCLPLLVQMPILFALFATLRGSPFADVPYTLNLKVLPADQIAAVEIKPFNSASHSIFITETSHVPVVASLEAGTKLGIGDSAQVNLHTKDGQPFSSVLEGVENGDKFAPAWRVSKGEGVVRVSESGLIEALAPGDATVEATVPGLAARSGFLFIKALGQVGFYTDGSVNWDIAILVGAFGASLFISQILSGAGMPPNPQQSTANKITPVMITGMFLFFPLPAGVLLYMVVANIFQALQTFLLSREALPENLQDILDQQLSQQTVAVAASSGGAERLPFEPKGKK; encoded by the coding sequence GTGATCGGCTACATCTCCGACAACCTGCTGCTGCCCATCCTCGACTTCTTCTATGGGCTGGTGCCGAGTTACGGGCTGGCGATCATCGCCCTGACCGTGGTGATCCGTCTGGCCCTCTTCCCCCTCAGCGCAGGCTCCATCCGCAGTGCCCGGCGGATGCGCATCGCCCAGCCGGTGATGCAGAAGCGCCAGGCGGAGATCAAGAGCCGTTACGCCAGCAACCCCCAGAAGCAGCAGGAGGAACTGGGCAAGCTGATGAAGGAGTTCGGCAGCCCTCTGGCCGGCTGTCTGCCGCTGCTGGTGCAGATGCCGATCCTCTTCGCCCTCTTCGCCACCCTGCGCGGTTCACCCTTCGCCGATGTGCCCTACACCCTCAATCTCAAGGTGTTGCCGGCCGATCAGATCGCGGCTGTGGAGATCAAACCGTTCAACAGCGCCAGCCACTCCATCTTCATCACCGAAACCAGCCATGTTCCTGTGGTCGCCAGCCTGGAGGCCGGCACCAAGCTCGGCATCGGCGACTCCGCCCAGGTGAATCTGCACACCAAGGATGGCCAGCCCTTCAGCAGCGTGCTCGAGGGGGTGGAGAACGGAGACAAGTTCGCCCCAGCCTGGCGCGTGAGCAAAGGCGAGGGTGTGGTGCGCGTGAGCGAGTCAGGGCTGATCGAGGCGCTCGCCCCGGGTGACGCCACGGTGGAAGCCACGGTGCCTGGCCTGGCCGCCCGCAGCGGATTCCTGTTCATCAAGGCCCTCGGCCAGGTGGGCTTCTACACCGACGGGTCGGTCAACTGGGACATCGCCATCCTGGTGGGAGCCTTCGGCGCCAGCCTGTTCATCTCCCAGATTCTCTCGGGAGCCGGGATGCCTCCGAACCCTCAGCAGTCGACGGCCAACAAGATCACTCCGGTGATGATCACCGGCATGTTCCTGTTCTTCCCGCTGCCCGCCGGGGTGCTGCTCTACATGGTGGTGGCCAACATCTTCCAGGCCCTGCAGACCTTCCTGCTCAGCCGTGAGGCCCTGCCTGAGAACCTTCAGGACATCCTGGATCAGCAACTCAGCCAGCAGACCGTGGCCGTGGCCGCCAGCAGCGGCGGAGCCGAACGGTTGCCCTTCGAGCCCAAGGGCAAGAAGTGA